The genomic stretch CTTGAGATAAATGGAGAGAGTTTTGAGGTTTTGGAGATTttgatctttcaaaaaaaattgaGATAAGAGGGTAAGGCGTCCACCTCTTCCCCAAATATTTCAGCAATTATGGTGCATGACTTTTGATGAAATTAGTTCGTTTGTAACTAATTGATTCAAAAGTAGGTTGGGATAAAGTGGGACTCTTTTCAGTTCATGATCCATATGCGGTTATTTCAAATTATGCGGAGTGTAGAATACATACCTTATAAGCTCGAGGAACCAAGTTCTTTACTGAAAGTTCTCTTGTGTAAGACTgattttttcaagaaaataaggCTAATATCATTAGACATCAGGGAGACATTTTAGCACGtggcacaagagtatactaaTAAAATCATGAGATTGAGCAATATCTAATctaattatttacaaaattcACAAATTATCTAACCAACCACTGAGTTAGAATCGGTTTCATTTAGGttatcttaatcatccctaattctaacataTTCCTTTCAAAGTGATCCCTATTCAAATATTTTGTGAAGATGTCAACTatttgcttatcagtagcacgaaattccacaatgatcaaaACCTTTTCAAATTTGTCCCTCAAAATATGATGTCTaatatctatgtgcttagttcttttGTGATGGACCGAGTTCTTGGTCATCCTGATTACATGGGTGTTATTACAAAAGATGGGGATACAACCTACATCAATTCCAAAGTCCATTAATTGTTGTTTGATTCACAACAATTGAGCATAACGTGAGGCAGCAACCATATATTCATCTTCAGTAGTAGACAAGGCCATAAAATTTTACTTTTTGGTGGCCTAAGACACAAGACATGAGCCAAGAAAGTATGTCATACATGAAGTGCTCTTTCTATCCATAAGAAAACGTgtataatcagcatcagcatatcccacTAAATTGAAATTACTATCTTTTGGATACCATAGGCAGAGATCAGTAGTGCCTTTTAGGTATCTCAAGATCCTCTTAACAGCAATCAAGTGAGACTTCTTTGGATTTTCTTGAAATTTAGCACAAAGgcctacactgaaaacaatgttAGGTCTACTAGTCGTGAGATATAACAAAGATCCAATCATGCCCCAATACATCTTCtaatcaacagatgaaccaggttcatccataTCTAAATTTATGGATATTGCTAtaggagtgtcaatttctttggatGTTCCATTCCCATTTTGTTGTTGAGGAATATGTTCATGAATAGGTTCTTTTGAGATTTGAGTATCAATTtctctttgttcagttccccctgtcaggttgcccttgGTAGAAGGACCTGTTCCATCACATATTCCTTCCTCTAGTGCAGCTTCAGTTTGGGCTatgatttcatttgattttcttacCAGCCCAATTGCTCCATCATCATTTTCTTGCCTCTCAAAAGGAATGCTAGTTTCGTCAAAAaccacatgtacactttcttctacacacatagttATTTTGTTATAGGTCTTATAAGCTTTACTGTGtaaagaatatcccaagaatactccctcatcctttctgggatcaaacttacctagggagtctttaccATTGTTTTGCACAAAGCAcgtgcatccaaatgccctaagatgggatatatttggatttctccctttaagtaactcataggaaGTCTTCTCaataagaggtctagtcatgtaCCTATTtatgatgtaacatgcagtgttcaCAGCTTTTACCCAAAAACTAtgaggcagtttactagaaagaagtaTAGTCCTAGACATTTCTTCCAATGtcttattctttctttcaactacttccattttgttgtggagtcctaggAGCAAAAAAATTATGATATATGTCATGCTCATCGCAAAATTCAGCAAATTTAACATTTTTCAAATTCAGTACCATTATCAGACcaaattgatgcaagttgattacctagttgtttttgagttcttctaacaaaagaagtgaacatgtcaaatgcttcatctttagatgttagaaatagtgtccaagtaaacctagattAATCATCAATAAGTACCATAATATAtctcttaccacctctgctcaaagttctcattggtccacaaagatccatatggaccagttccgtCGTTCTGGTGGTACTTActattttcttgcttttaaaagagGATTTTACCTGCtttccccttgcacaagcctcacaaactttatctTCCTTGAACTCAATATTAGACAGTCCTATTACCAAGTTCTTGGAGAAtagtttgttgagttgacttagactATCATGTCCTCTTTCTTTTGTGCCAAatgaggggatcattatccaacacacttaagcatgTGAGTTCATTATCTAAgataagattaatcacaaagcattttgtAGATGTGAATGCAACCATATTACCTCTACCACACAATTGTGATACACTTATTAGACTGAATTTCAGTCCATCAATCaggtagacattctcaatagagtgagaattAGTGTTACATACCTTGCCAACCCCGATGATCTCACCTTTGTTCCCATTTTcgaaggagacattacctcccttaaggtcctcaagtgaaagaaATTGGTTCTTTCCtcctgtcatatgctttgagcagccgcTATCGAtttaccatatttggctactctccttcacttggacctgtaaaaggaaatcaggggttagtcttaggaatccaaactagtttgggtccctttctataggcaaaagggtgaatcagattctttttagcccaacctgacagcctatttttcccttgaacaaattttttattcttttgactagccttttcttttgcagtacattcacttttatagtgaccagttttaccacagtatgtgcaaattttgttctcaggaagtaTGAGGTACTTTCTTTTGGGATCCCATTTAGGTGCAGGGGTCctatagccaagtcctctcttgttgctactaTGGTGTTCATGTAGCCATAAAAGTGCATCGGAGGACCTGTTTCATTTACAGGTTCTGTCTAGCTCGTGCTTGACCTTTCTTAGATCCAcctttaggactcttatctgctcatctcttttgtacaactcatctttcatttttctgcattttcttctaaagtgagttgtgtatgatcagctttctttttacctgttcctaatttttgttttaggttttcagatctaagctctaggatagtgatgtcaagttcatgaacctggttcttcaacacAACATTTTCActttcactttcactagccctaagttccagatttttgcacttagctttcaaaatcacacattccttagacagttgttccttttcattgtttacATCCTCAGATTCATCAAAAATCTAGAAGAAACTCAGAGAGCCTttttttagacaaaaatttaatcttgtctttaagATAAATTATACTTACCTCAGATTCCTCATTAGATTCTCCAATAGCCATAAGTacttgttcatctccatcttcatcatctgagctttcttcccaagcagcaaccatagcctttgttgatcctttgttcttcttaggttgaacctgttccttcttcctgtttttTCGTTCAgctatttccttcttccattcaatttctcattgagggcagtttttgatgtggtgatcagtcttCCCACACTTGTAGCACCCCTCATTGGTTTGCTTTTTAGGAACCCTTAGTTTGTTgtagcttccacttcttgaaggaccctttcttctcattaggtacttcttgaagtcctttgtgatcatgtccatttcatcatcttctagTTCAGAACCTTCAGTGATTTTGAGTGCCAGgatcctttccttcttgggtacATCCATCTTCATGTtttgccttctaagttcataAGCAGTGATATTTCTaattagctcatccaacttaagagtggaaatattctttgattcctgaatggcAGTGATTTTTCTCTCCCAAGTGACTGGCAGAACTATTGTCAAAATCTTCTGCACTCTGTCTTCTTCtggaataatccttccaagagacttaaatTTATTTGTCAATGTGGTGAatcttgtatacatctcttggatggtttccccttcgttcatggtgaaattctcatattgagaatatagtagTGTTCCTCtgaacctcttcacttgaggtgttccttcatgagccacttgcaaagtggcccaaatttccttagcagtggtacaattTTGAATTCTgatgtactcgtctggaccaagtccacacacaagccatctCTTGGCCTTAGTATTCTTCTCCTATTTCCTCAAGTCTCAGAAGTGCAGTCATCTCTTGTTTTTGGCACATCTATTCCTTCACTATTTTTCTTCATAGTAGCCAAGAGACCATCAGTCACAATGTACCATAGCTCATAGTCCTCTCCTATGATATGGTCTCTCATTCTGTTTTTCCACCAGGAGTAGTACTGGCCATTGAAGAGTTGTGGCCTAGTAGTGGATTGTCCTTCCCaatttccaggtggtgcactcatcttgatatTCTCCTAAgggttagcctcttcaaggataacctgctctgataccaattgatgttttaacttcaataccacacaagaggaggggtgatttgtgtggtttCCAATTTTTGTCTAAACTGATTATgaaaggacctggttcttctaagtattccttaacctactattgttgaaatagtaaatgcggaaagtaaagaacacaagtattttacgtggaaaacaccttgctcaaaaggtgaaaaaaccatgacctacttcTCAGTAGGATTTTCCAAACTCTCAACTAAATCattgagccaaaaactgcattcaCAAACACTTTTGTAAACTTAGGATGaactctaatcccattgtggCAATCAGCCTctaactattgcgacaacttcaagttaactctaacttgaatactctgagTGCCTATTAAAATTGCCTCTAGATAAAGTTGAAAGGTACACTATGAaaatacctactacaattgaactagaataaaagatagacacttggaactagttcttctatctcgttcgtGTAGCTTCAGAtttgcacacttgaattacaCACAAACTActtgcaaaatgccttgctatattgctctcaattcacgtttaacttctgttTTTGTGTGTCgcctgtaaaagagaacacaactgatatatatatatatatatatatatatatatatatatatatatatatatatagagagagagagagagagagagagagagttagtAAATAAAATgaactagagttctaatgctttACTCTTttttggtggaagagttctagtcaACTTCAACTTCTGACTCTTCCCTTATCTTGGATAGAGTTCTCTTTAAGTAAGGAGTCTTGCTCCTTATCAAATATGAAACCTTTTCATTCAGGGAATATCAAATATAACCCCTTATACTTATCCCTTTCACGTGCAAGCTTTTTGCTTGATTCTATCTGTACTTGTGTACACTGTCTATGGATCTGGTTCATGCAAGTGTTCCTTTGTCAATTATCAAAACAAGCTTACTCGGGCCAACAATTGACTTAAAGGAGAAGTATTTTTCACGATTTAAACGAATATATAAACATTTGACTTTTTAGTTGCCTAATAGTTATAGTTATTTGAAACCAATGCACGTTTTGCCCCTTGAGAAAATTTGTGAACAATTTAACAAGATAGGTAGAatgaaaataatataaatgtTATATCCCGACCAGCAAAACTAGTTAACAAAGTTTTTCCATTCTTTCGGGTAGCTCCGGGGCTATTTTTTTAAGACTTTCTTAATGTGGATAAAATTTAAACTTGtgaaaatctccaaaaattaaaataatagtaataagaaAAGATTGAAGAGAAAATGATCCTCTATAGCCCCTCAAAATTTTAAAACCCATGTCTTTCCTCATTGACACGAAATGGCCCTTCGGTCCAAACATATTACATCTAATAGCCCGAAATGTAtgttttttgaatatttttggcATAGTGAtaatctatt from Nicotiana sylvestris chromosome 12, ASM39365v2, whole genome shotgun sequence encodes the following:
- the LOC138883798 gene encoding secreted RxLR effector protein 161-like, yielding MYWGMIGSLLYLTTSRPNIVFSVGLCAKFQENPKKSHLIAVKRILRYLKGTTDLCLWYPKDSNFNLVGYADADYTRFLMDRKSTSSSDVVSEIAKSLENRFVFVGSIVETEKISGKNKKEKENESEDIDSYVREREEE